In Brienomyrus brachyistius isolate T26 chromosome 3, BBRACH_0.4, whole genome shotgun sequence, the following proteins share a genomic window:
- the ccar1 gene encoding cell division cycle and apoptosis regulator protein 1 isoform X1: MAQFGGQKNPPWAAQFAATAVSQPGHSGQPLDLNSLHCQYTALGVQQPSLLGASPSMYSQQSALAAASLSSQSAASYQLSQQTATLQQQAAAAAAALQQSQINTALQQYQQQPQPPPPQQTLYNVPHQMPQPQPGLLSQPPVALPSPQPAAQITVSYPTPRSSHQQQPQPQKQRVFTGVVSKLHDTFGFVDEDVFFQLSAVKGKTPQVGDRVLVEAVYNPNMPFKWNAQRIQTLPQLASQTSQPPGPAMMKPGPSMLQALPPPTTFSVPTQAPPPSLLQAQISAATLAPLLQTPPQPLLPQPPSKDSVFSGGLLQPPVRMMPQQQPVRRLDPGPRFPGRNDRPELILRKDDRSRERDRERRRSRERTPTRKRSRDRSPRRERSPRRPRRATPRYTVQFSKFSLDGRSCDMMELRRRYQSLYIPSDFFNAEFTWVDAFPLSRPFQFGNYCNFHIMHKEVDSLVKNTAVLEPPDANHSYSAKVMLLATPSMDELYHKSCALAEDPPELRDSFQHPARLIKFLVGMRGKDEAMAIGGHWSPSLDGADPENDASVLIKTAIRCCKALTGIDLSLCTQWYRFAEIRYHRPEETHKGRTVGAHVETVVLFLPDVWHCLPTRSEWEGLSRGLKEQLAEKLVAERKEADGEQEEEEKDEDDSKEVTTPTHWSKLDPKTMKVSDLRKELESRSLSSKGLKSQLIARLTKQLKGEEQVEETKETEKPEAGPAEEEETGRTEDDREEEERRRLEEQERQRRERRYILPEEPSIIVHPNWGAKNGKFDCSIMSLSVLLDYRLEDNKEHSFEVSLFAELFNEMLQRDFGYRIYKALAAVPIKEDKRDKRDKGKKEAEKKDTKRDKEEENGEPSAKKGREDKREEDKERTLRKEESRDEDEDSTTNAEEYDPLEAEEAEDDEDDEDSDGRDRRDDRRDDRKSREQSSKDKEKEKKQMITHDKDLLMAFVYFDQSHCGYLLEKDVEEIMYTLGLHLSRAQVKKLLNKPLIRESCFYRKLTDQPKDEVAPPISEESPDNLSGNRALLPSCKVKGEPNESGGLIVYNGAMVDVGSVLQKLDKSERAREEIEQKLMLQDTKMEEDAKAISQLESANSSLLREVEELKSSLAQTQKNLAATEETQSCLQDQLQKTVCSLTTVMKELQGVLRKDLPEEENDPKVQTNGSED; this comes from the exons ATGGCTCAGTTTGGGGGACAGAAGAACCCACCGTGGGCAGCTCAATTCGCTGCGACGGCCGTATCACAGCCAGGACACTCGGGGCAGCCGCTGGATCTTAACAGCCTGCACTGTCAGTACACGG CGTTGGGTGTCCAGCAGCCCTCTCTCCTCGGCGCCTCCCCGTCCATGTACTCCCAACAATCGGCTCTGGCTGCTGCCTCGCTCAGCTCGCAGTCTGCCGCCAGCTACCAGCTGTCCCAGCAGACTGCCACCCTGCAGCAGCAAGCGGCCGCAGCTGCCGCCGCCCTACAGCAG TCGCAGATCAACACAGCCTTGCAGCAGTATCAGCAGCAGCCCCAGCCCCCTCCACCGCAGCAGACCCTGTACAATGTCCCTCACCAG ATGCCCCAACCTCAGCCCGGCCTGCTCTCTCAG CCCCCGGTGGCTCTGCCCAGTCCCCAGCCGGCCGCGCAGATCACCGTGTCGTACCCGACGCCGCGCTCCAGTCACCAGCAGCAGCCGCAGCCTCAGAAGCAGCGCGTGTTCACCGGTGTGGTCAGCAAGCTGCACGACACCTTTGGCTTCGTAGACGAGGACGTCTTCTTCCAGCTCAG TGCAGTGAAGGGAAAGACACCCCAGGTGGGGGACCGGGTGCTGGTGGAGGCCGTGTACAACCCCAACATGCCCTTCAAGTGGAACGCCCAGCGGATTCAGACGCTGCCTCAGCTGGCCAGCCAAACT AGCCAGCCCCCTGGGCCTGCCATGATGAAGCCTGGGCCTAGCATGCTGCAGGCTTTGCCCCCGCCCACCACCTTCAGTGTCCCCACCCAGGCTCCACCCCCCTCGCTTCTGCAGGCCCAGATCTCGGCGGCAACCCTCGCCCCACTGCTGCAGACCCCCCCGCAGCCCCTGCTGCCACAGCCCCCCTCCAAAG ATTCCGTGTTCTCTGGGGGGCTGCTCCAGCCACCAGTCAGGATGATGCCCCAGCAGCAACCGGTACGGCGCCTAGACCCCGGGCCCCGCTTTCCCGGTCGTAACGACCGGCCCGAGCTCATCCTCCGGAAGGACGATCGCAG CCGAGAGCGGGACCGTGAGCGGAGACGCTCCCGAGAGAGGACCCCGACACGCAAGCGCTCGCGTGACCGCTCCCCCCGCCGTGAGCGCTCCCCGCGGCGCCCTCGTCGGGCCACCCCTCGCTACACCGTGCAGTTTTCCAAGTTCTCCCTGGATGG GCGAAGCTGCGACATGATGGAACTGCGCAGGCGCTATCAGAGCCTGTACATCCCCAGCGATTTCTTCAATGCCGAGTTCACCTGGGTGGATGCGTTCCCCCTATCCCGACCCTTCCAGTTTGGCAACTACTGCAATTTTCACATCATGCACAAGGAGGTAGATTCCCTGGTGAAGAACACAGCGGTGCTGGAGCCACCAGACGCCAACCACAGTTACAGCGCTAAG GTCATGCTGCTGGCCACCCCCAGCATGGATGAGCTGTACCACAAGTCTTGCGCCCTGGCTGAAGACCCCCCAGAGCTCCGAGACTCCTTCCAGCACCCAGCTCGCCTCATCAAG TTTCTGGTGGGCATGAGAGGCAAAGACGAGGCTATGGCCATCGGGGGGCACTGGTCGCCCTCGCTGGACGGGGCCGACCCCGAGAACGACGCCTCTGTGCTCATCAAGACGGCGATACGTTGTTGTAAGGCTCTGACAGGCATTGACCTGAGTTTATGTACGCAGTG GTATCGTTTTGCAGAGATTCGCTATCACCGCCCTGAGGAGACACACAAGGGCCGGACAGTGGGCGCACATGTGGAGACAGTGGTTTTATTTCTCCCGGATGTTTGGCATTGTCTTCCTACCCGCTCAGAGTGGGAGGGGCTGTCCCGGGGCCTCAAGGAGCAGCTGGCAGAGAAACTCGTGGCTGAACGAAAGGAAGCAGATGGAGAACAG gaggaggaagagaaagaTGAGGATGACTCCAAGGAAGTCACGACTCCGACCCACTGGTCCAAGCTGGACCCCAAGACAATGAAG GTAAGCGACCTGCGGAAGGAGCTAGAGAGCCGGTCACTGAGCTCCAAGGGGCTGAAGTCACAGCTGATTGCACGGCTGACCAAGCAGCTGAAGGGGGAGGAACAAGTGGAAGAGACCAAGGAGACAGAGAAGCCCGAGGCTGGGCctgcggaggaggaggagacggGCCGCACGGAGGATGACCGAGAG gaggAGGAGCGCAGGCGGCtagaggagcaggagaggcagcgGCGGGAGCGACGCTACATCCTGCCGGAGGAGCCGAGCATCATCGTCCATCCCAACTGGGGGGCCAAGAATGGCAAGTTCGACTGTAGCATCATGTCTCTGAGCGTGCTGCTGGACTATCGGCTCGAAGACAACAAGGAGCACTCCTTCGAG GTGTCCCTGTTTGCCGAGCTGTTTAACGAGATGCTGCAGCGTGACTTTGGCTACAGGATCTACAAAGCCTTGGCTGCAGTCCCGATCAAAGAAGACAAGCGGGACAAGAGGGACAAGGGCAAGAAGGAGGCAGAGAAGAAGGACACGAAGAGAGACAAGGAGGAAGAGAATGGAGAGCCGTCTGCGAAGAAAGGCCGAGAGGACAAGAGG GAGGAAGACAAGGAGAGAACACTGAGGAAAGAGGAGTCGAGAGATGAGGATGAGGACAGCACCACGAATGCGGAGGAGTATGACCCCCTGGAGGCTGAGGAGGCTGAGGATGATGAGG ATGACGAAGACTCTGATGGGAGGGACCGGAGGGATGACCGTCGAGATGACAGGAAGTCAAGAGAGCAGTCCTCCAAGGACAAG GAAAAGGAGAAGAAGCAGATGATCACACACGACAAAGATCTCCTCATGGCCTTCGTGTACTTCGATCAAAGCCATTGCGGTTACCTCCTGGAGAAGGACGTGGAGGAGATCATGTACACACTGGGGCTGCACCTCTCTCGTGCTCAG GTCAAGAAATTGCTAAATAAGCCCCTGATCAGAGAATCGTGCTTCTACCGGAAGCTGACTGACCAGCCGAAAGATGAGGTCGCCCCGCCCATCAGCGAGGAGTCACCTGACAACCTTTCCG GAAACAGGGCACTGCTGCCATCCTGCAAGGTGAAGGGGGAGCCGAACGAGTCGGGCGGCTTGATCGTGTACAACGGTGCCATGGTGGATGTCGGCAGTGTGCTGCAGAAGCTGGACAAGAGCGAGAGAGCCAGGGAGGAGATCGAGCAGAAGCTGATGCTGCAGGACACTAAAATGG AGGAGGACGCAAAGGCGATATCCCAGCTGGAAAGTGCCAACAGCAGCCTACTGcgagaggtggaggagctgaagAGCAGCCTAGCCCAGACGCAGAAGAACCTGGCGGCCACGGAGGAGACACAGAGCTGCCTACAggaccagctgcagaagaccgtGTGCAGCCTGACGACGGTCATGAAGGAACTGCAGGGCGTGTTAAGAAAG GACCTTCCTGAGGAAGAGAACGACCCAAAAGTACAAACCAACGGCTCAGAGGACTGA
- the ccar1 gene encoding cell division cycle and apoptosis regulator protein 1 isoform X2 has protein sequence MAQFGGQKNPPWAAQFAATAVSQPGHSGQPLDLNSLHSLGVQQPSLLGASPSMYSQQSALAAASLSSQSAASYQLSQQTATLQQQAAAAAAALQQSQINTALQQYQQQPQPPPPQQTLYNVPHQMPQPQPGLLSQPPVALPSPQPAAQITVSYPTPRSSHQQQPQPQKQRVFTGVVSKLHDTFGFVDEDVFFQLSAVKGKTPQVGDRVLVEAVYNPNMPFKWNAQRIQTLPQLASQTSQPPGPAMMKPGPSMLQALPPPTTFSVPTQAPPPSLLQAQISAATLAPLLQTPPQPLLPQPPSKDSVFSGGLLQPPVRMMPQQQPVRRLDPGPRFPGRNDRPELILRKDDRSRERDRERRRSRERTPTRKRSRDRSPRRERSPRRPRRATPRYTVQFSKFSLDGRSCDMMELRRRYQSLYIPSDFFNAEFTWVDAFPLSRPFQFGNYCNFHIMHKEVDSLVKNTAVLEPPDANHSYSAKVMLLATPSMDELYHKSCALAEDPPELRDSFQHPARLIKFLVGMRGKDEAMAIGGHWSPSLDGADPENDASVLIKTAIRCCKALTGIDLSLCTQWYRFAEIRYHRPEETHKGRTVGAHVETVVLFLPDVWHCLPTRSEWEGLSRGLKEQLAEKLVAERKEADGEQEEEEKDEDDSKEVTTPTHWSKLDPKTMKVSDLRKELESRSLSSKGLKSQLIARLTKQLKGEEQVEETKETEKPEAGPAEEEETGRTEDDREEEERRRLEEQERQRRERRYILPEEPSIIVHPNWGAKNGKFDCSIMSLSVLLDYRLEDNKEHSFEVSLFAELFNEMLQRDFGYRIYKALAAVPIKEDKRDKRDKGKKEAEKKDTKRDKEEENGEPSAKKGREDKREEDKERTLRKEESRDEDEDSTTNAEEYDPLEAEEAEDDEDDEDSDGRDRRDDRRDDRKSREQSSKDKEKEKKQMITHDKDLLMAFVYFDQSHCGYLLEKDVEEIMYTLGLHLSRAQVKKLLNKPLIRESCFYRKLTDQPKDEVAPPISEESPDNLSGNRALLPSCKVKGEPNESGGLIVYNGAMVDVGSVLQKLDKSERAREEIEQKLMLQDTKMEEDAKAISQLESANSSLLREVEELKSSLAQTQKNLAATEETQSCLQDQLQKTVCSLTTVMKELQGVLRKDLPEEENDPKVQTNGSED, from the exons ATGGCTCAGTTTGGGGGACAGAAGAACCCACCGTGGGCAGCTCAATTCGCTGCGACGGCCGTATCACAGCCAGGACACTCGGGGCAGCCGCTGGATCTTAACAGCCTGCACT CGTTGGGTGTCCAGCAGCCCTCTCTCCTCGGCGCCTCCCCGTCCATGTACTCCCAACAATCGGCTCTGGCTGCTGCCTCGCTCAGCTCGCAGTCTGCCGCCAGCTACCAGCTGTCCCAGCAGACTGCCACCCTGCAGCAGCAAGCGGCCGCAGCTGCCGCCGCCCTACAGCAG TCGCAGATCAACACAGCCTTGCAGCAGTATCAGCAGCAGCCCCAGCCCCCTCCACCGCAGCAGACCCTGTACAATGTCCCTCACCAG ATGCCCCAACCTCAGCCCGGCCTGCTCTCTCAG CCCCCGGTGGCTCTGCCCAGTCCCCAGCCGGCCGCGCAGATCACCGTGTCGTACCCGACGCCGCGCTCCAGTCACCAGCAGCAGCCGCAGCCTCAGAAGCAGCGCGTGTTCACCGGTGTGGTCAGCAAGCTGCACGACACCTTTGGCTTCGTAGACGAGGACGTCTTCTTCCAGCTCAG TGCAGTGAAGGGAAAGACACCCCAGGTGGGGGACCGGGTGCTGGTGGAGGCCGTGTACAACCCCAACATGCCCTTCAAGTGGAACGCCCAGCGGATTCAGACGCTGCCTCAGCTGGCCAGCCAAACT AGCCAGCCCCCTGGGCCTGCCATGATGAAGCCTGGGCCTAGCATGCTGCAGGCTTTGCCCCCGCCCACCACCTTCAGTGTCCCCACCCAGGCTCCACCCCCCTCGCTTCTGCAGGCCCAGATCTCGGCGGCAACCCTCGCCCCACTGCTGCAGACCCCCCCGCAGCCCCTGCTGCCACAGCCCCCCTCCAAAG ATTCCGTGTTCTCTGGGGGGCTGCTCCAGCCACCAGTCAGGATGATGCCCCAGCAGCAACCGGTACGGCGCCTAGACCCCGGGCCCCGCTTTCCCGGTCGTAACGACCGGCCCGAGCTCATCCTCCGGAAGGACGATCGCAG CCGAGAGCGGGACCGTGAGCGGAGACGCTCCCGAGAGAGGACCCCGACACGCAAGCGCTCGCGTGACCGCTCCCCCCGCCGTGAGCGCTCCCCGCGGCGCCCTCGTCGGGCCACCCCTCGCTACACCGTGCAGTTTTCCAAGTTCTCCCTGGATGG GCGAAGCTGCGACATGATGGAACTGCGCAGGCGCTATCAGAGCCTGTACATCCCCAGCGATTTCTTCAATGCCGAGTTCACCTGGGTGGATGCGTTCCCCCTATCCCGACCCTTCCAGTTTGGCAACTACTGCAATTTTCACATCATGCACAAGGAGGTAGATTCCCTGGTGAAGAACACAGCGGTGCTGGAGCCACCAGACGCCAACCACAGTTACAGCGCTAAG GTCATGCTGCTGGCCACCCCCAGCATGGATGAGCTGTACCACAAGTCTTGCGCCCTGGCTGAAGACCCCCCAGAGCTCCGAGACTCCTTCCAGCACCCAGCTCGCCTCATCAAG TTTCTGGTGGGCATGAGAGGCAAAGACGAGGCTATGGCCATCGGGGGGCACTGGTCGCCCTCGCTGGACGGGGCCGACCCCGAGAACGACGCCTCTGTGCTCATCAAGACGGCGATACGTTGTTGTAAGGCTCTGACAGGCATTGACCTGAGTTTATGTACGCAGTG GTATCGTTTTGCAGAGATTCGCTATCACCGCCCTGAGGAGACACACAAGGGCCGGACAGTGGGCGCACATGTGGAGACAGTGGTTTTATTTCTCCCGGATGTTTGGCATTGTCTTCCTACCCGCTCAGAGTGGGAGGGGCTGTCCCGGGGCCTCAAGGAGCAGCTGGCAGAGAAACTCGTGGCTGAACGAAAGGAAGCAGATGGAGAACAG gaggaggaagagaaagaTGAGGATGACTCCAAGGAAGTCACGACTCCGACCCACTGGTCCAAGCTGGACCCCAAGACAATGAAG GTAAGCGACCTGCGGAAGGAGCTAGAGAGCCGGTCACTGAGCTCCAAGGGGCTGAAGTCACAGCTGATTGCACGGCTGACCAAGCAGCTGAAGGGGGAGGAACAAGTGGAAGAGACCAAGGAGACAGAGAAGCCCGAGGCTGGGCctgcggaggaggaggagacggGCCGCACGGAGGATGACCGAGAG gaggAGGAGCGCAGGCGGCtagaggagcaggagaggcagcgGCGGGAGCGACGCTACATCCTGCCGGAGGAGCCGAGCATCATCGTCCATCCCAACTGGGGGGCCAAGAATGGCAAGTTCGACTGTAGCATCATGTCTCTGAGCGTGCTGCTGGACTATCGGCTCGAAGACAACAAGGAGCACTCCTTCGAG GTGTCCCTGTTTGCCGAGCTGTTTAACGAGATGCTGCAGCGTGACTTTGGCTACAGGATCTACAAAGCCTTGGCTGCAGTCCCGATCAAAGAAGACAAGCGGGACAAGAGGGACAAGGGCAAGAAGGAGGCAGAGAAGAAGGACACGAAGAGAGACAAGGAGGAAGAGAATGGAGAGCCGTCTGCGAAGAAAGGCCGAGAGGACAAGAGG GAGGAAGACAAGGAGAGAACACTGAGGAAAGAGGAGTCGAGAGATGAGGATGAGGACAGCACCACGAATGCGGAGGAGTATGACCCCCTGGAGGCTGAGGAGGCTGAGGATGATGAGG ATGACGAAGACTCTGATGGGAGGGACCGGAGGGATGACCGTCGAGATGACAGGAAGTCAAGAGAGCAGTCCTCCAAGGACAAG GAAAAGGAGAAGAAGCAGATGATCACACACGACAAAGATCTCCTCATGGCCTTCGTGTACTTCGATCAAAGCCATTGCGGTTACCTCCTGGAGAAGGACGTGGAGGAGATCATGTACACACTGGGGCTGCACCTCTCTCGTGCTCAG GTCAAGAAATTGCTAAATAAGCCCCTGATCAGAGAATCGTGCTTCTACCGGAAGCTGACTGACCAGCCGAAAGATGAGGTCGCCCCGCCCATCAGCGAGGAGTCACCTGACAACCTTTCCG GAAACAGGGCACTGCTGCCATCCTGCAAGGTGAAGGGGGAGCCGAACGAGTCGGGCGGCTTGATCGTGTACAACGGTGCCATGGTGGATGTCGGCAGTGTGCTGCAGAAGCTGGACAAGAGCGAGAGAGCCAGGGAGGAGATCGAGCAGAAGCTGATGCTGCAGGACACTAAAATGG AGGAGGACGCAAAGGCGATATCCCAGCTGGAAAGTGCCAACAGCAGCCTACTGcgagaggtggaggagctgaagAGCAGCCTAGCCCAGACGCAGAAGAACCTGGCGGCCACGGAGGAGACACAGAGCTGCCTACAggaccagctgcagaagaccgtGTGCAGCCTGACGACGGTCATGAAGGAACTGCAGGGCGTGTTAAGAAAG GACCTTCCTGAGGAAGAGAACGACCCAAAAGTACAAACCAACGGCTCAGAGGACTGA
- the ccar1 gene encoding cell division cycle and apoptosis regulator protein 1 isoform X3, with product MAQFGGQKNPPWAAQFAATAVSQPGHSGQPLDLNSLHCQYTALGVQQPSLLGASPSMYSQQSALAAASLSSQSAASYQLSQQTATLQQQAAAAAAALQQSQINTALQQYQQQPQPPPPQQTLYNVPHQMPQPQPGLLSQPPVALPSPQPAAQITVSYPTPRSSHQQQPQPQKQRVFTGVVSKLHDTFGFVDEDVFFQLSAVKGKTPQVGDRVLVEAVYNPNMPFKWNAQRIQTLPQLASQTSQPPGPAMMKPGPSMLQALPPPTTFSVPTQAPPPSLLQAQISAATLAPLLQTPPQPLLPQPPSKDSVFSGGLLQPPVRMMPQQQPVRRLDPGPRFPGRNDRPELILRKDDRSRERDRERRRSRERTPTRKRSRDRSPRRERSPRRPRRATPRYTVQFSKFSLDGRSCDMMELRRRYQSLYIPSDFFNAEFTWVDAFPLSRPFQFGNYCNFHIMHKEVDSLVKNTAVLEPPDANHSYSAKVMLLATPSMDELYHKSCALAEDPPELRDSFQHPARLIKEEEEKDEDDSKEVTTPTHWSKLDPKTMKVSDLRKELESRSLSSKGLKSQLIARLTKQLKGEEQVEETKETEKPEAGPAEEEETGRTEDDREEEERRRLEEQERQRRERRYILPEEPSIIVHPNWGAKNGKFDCSIMSLSVLLDYRLEDNKEHSFEVSLFAELFNEMLQRDFGYRIYKALAAVPIKEDKRDKRDKGKKEAEKKDTKRDKEEENGEPSAKKGREDKREEDKERTLRKEESRDEDEDSTTNAEEYDPLEAEEAEDDEDDEDSDGRDRRDDRRDDRKSREQSSKDKEKEKKQMITHDKDLLMAFVYFDQSHCGYLLEKDVEEIMYTLGLHLSRAQVKKLLNKPLIRESCFYRKLTDQPKDEVAPPISEESPDNLSGNRALLPSCKVKGEPNESGGLIVYNGAMVDVGSVLQKLDKSERAREEIEQKLMLQDTKMEEDAKAISQLESANSSLLREVEELKSSLAQTQKNLAATEETQSCLQDQLQKTVCSLTTVMKELQGVLRKDLPEEENDPKVQTNGSED from the exons ATGGCTCAGTTTGGGGGACAGAAGAACCCACCGTGGGCAGCTCAATTCGCTGCGACGGCCGTATCACAGCCAGGACACTCGGGGCAGCCGCTGGATCTTAACAGCCTGCACTGTCAGTACACGG CGTTGGGTGTCCAGCAGCCCTCTCTCCTCGGCGCCTCCCCGTCCATGTACTCCCAACAATCGGCTCTGGCTGCTGCCTCGCTCAGCTCGCAGTCTGCCGCCAGCTACCAGCTGTCCCAGCAGACTGCCACCCTGCAGCAGCAAGCGGCCGCAGCTGCCGCCGCCCTACAGCAG TCGCAGATCAACACAGCCTTGCAGCAGTATCAGCAGCAGCCCCAGCCCCCTCCACCGCAGCAGACCCTGTACAATGTCCCTCACCAG ATGCCCCAACCTCAGCCCGGCCTGCTCTCTCAG CCCCCGGTGGCTCTGCCCAGTCCCCAGCCGGCCGCGCAGATCACCGTGTCGTACCCGACGCCGCGCTCCAGTCACCAGCAGCAGCCGCAGCCTCAGAAGCAGCGCGTGTTCACCGGTGTGGTCAGCAAGCTGCACGACACCTTTGGCTTCGTAGACGAGGACGTCTTCTTCCAGCTCAG TGCAGTGAAGGGAAAGACACCCCAGGTGGGGGACCGGGTGCTGGTGGAGGCCGTGTACAACCCCAACATGCCCTTCAAGTGGAACGCCCAGCGGATTCAGACGCTGCCTCAGCTGGCCAGCCAAACT AGCCAGCCCCCTGGGCCTGCCATGATGAAGCCTGGGCCTAGCATGCTGCAGGCTTTGCCCCCGCCCACCACCTTCAGTGTCCCCACCCAGGCTCCACCCCCCTCGCTTCTGCAGGCCCAGATCTCGGCGGCAACCCTCGCCCCACTGCTGCAGACCCCCCCGCAGCCCCTGCTGCCACAGCCCCCCTCCAAAG ATTCCGTGTTCTCTGGGGGGCTGCTCCAGCCACCAGTCAGGATGATGCCCCAGCAGCAACCGGTACGGCGCCTAGACCCCGGGCCCCGCTTTCCCGGTCGTAACGACCGGCCCGAGCTCATCCTCCGGAAGGACGATCGCAG CCGAGAGCGGGACCGTGAGCGGAGACGCTCCCGAGAGAGGACCCCGACACGCAAGCGCTCGCGTGACCGCTCCCCCCGCCGTGAGCGCTCCCCGCGGCGCCCTCGTCGGGCCACCCCTCGCTACACCGTGCAGTTTTCCAAGTTCTCCCTGGATGG GCGAAGCTGCGACATGATGGAACTGCGCAGGCGCTATCAGAGCCTGTACATCCCCAGCGATTTCTTCAATGCCGAGTTCACCTGGGTGGATGCGTTCCCCCTATCCCGACCCTTCCAGTTTGGCAACTACTGCAATTTTCACATCATGCACAAGGAGGTAGATTCCCTGGTGAAGAACACAGCGGTGCTGGAGCCACCAGACGCCAACCACAGTTACAGCGCTAAG GTCATGCTGCTGGCCACCCCCAGCATGGATGAGCTGTACCACAAGTCTTGCGCCCTGGCTGAAGACCCCCCAGAGCTCCGAGACTCCTTCCAGCACCCAGCTCGCCTCATCAAG gaggaggaagagaaagaTGAGGATGACTCCAAGGAAGTCACGACTCCGACCCACTGGTCCAAGCTGGACCCCAAGACAATGAAG GTAAGCGACCTGCGGAAGGAGCTAGAGAGCCGGTCACTGAGCTCCAAGGGGCTGAAGTCACAGCTGATTGCACGGCTGACCAAGCAGCTGAAGGGGGAGGAACAAGTGGAAGAGACCAAGGAGACAGAGAAGCCCGAGGCTGGGCctgcggaggaggaggagacggGCCGCACGGAGGATGACCGAGAG gaggAGGAGCGCAGGCGGCtagaggagcaggagaggcagcgGCGGGAGCGACGCTACATCCTGCCGGAGGAGCCGAGCATCATCGTCCATCCCAACTGGGGGGCCAAGAATGGCAAGTTCGACTGTAGCATCATGTCTCTGAGCGTGCTGCTGGACTATCGGCTCGAAGACAACAAGGAGCACTCCTTCGAG GTGTCCCTGTTTGCCGAGCTGTTTAACGAGATGCTGCAGCGTGACTTTGGCTACAGGATCTACAAAGCCTTGGCTGCAGTCCCGATCAAAGAAGACAAGCGGGACAAGAGGGACAAGGGCAAGAAGGAGGCAGAGAAGAAGGACACGAAGAGAGACAAGGAGGAAGAGAATGGAGAGCCGTCTGCGAAGAAAGGCCGAGAGGACAAGAGG GAGGAAGACAAGGAGAGAACACTGAGGAAAGAGGAGTCGAGAGATGAGGATGAGGACAGCACCACGAATGCGGAGGAGTATGACCCCCTGGAGGCTGAGGAGGCTGAGGATGATGAGG ATGACGAAGACTCTGATGGGAGGGACCGGAGGGATGACCGTCGAGATGACAGGAAGTCAAGAGAGCAGTCCTCCAAGGACAAG GAAAAGGAGAAGAAGCAGATGATCACACACGACAAAGATCTCCTCATGGCCTTCGTGTACTTCGATCAAAGCCATTGCGGTTACCTCCTGGAGAAGGACGTGGAGGAGATCATGTACACACTGGGGCTGCACCTCTCTCGTGCTCAG GTCAAGAAATTGCTAAATAAGCCCCTGATCAGAGAATCGTGCTTCTACCGGAAGCTGACTGACCAGCCGAAAGATGAGGTCGCCCCGCCCATCAGCGAGGAGTCACCTGACAACCTTTCCG GAAACAGGGCACTGCTGCCATCCTGCAAGGTGAAGGGGGAGCCGAACGAGTCGGGCGGCTTGATCGTGTACAACGGTGCCATGGTGGATGTCGGCAGTGTGCTGCAGAAGCTGGACAAGAGCGAGAGAGCCAGGGAGGAGATCGAGCAGAAGCTGATGCTGCAGGACACTAAAATGG AGGAGGACGCAAAGGCGATATCCCAGCTGGAAAGTGCCAACAGCAGCCTACTGcgagaggtggaggagctgaagAGCAGCCTAGCCCAGACGCAGAAGAACCTGGCGGCCACGGAGGAGACACAGAGCTGCCTACAggaccagctgcagaagaccgtGTGCAGCCTGACGACGGTCATGAAGGAACTGCAGGGCGTGTTAAGAAAG GACCTTCCTGAGGAAGAGAACGACCCAAAAGTACAAACCAACGGCTCAGAGGACTGA